The Astyanax mexicanus isolate ESR-SI-001 chromosome 24, AstMex3_surface, whole genome shotgun sequence genome has a segment encoding these proteins:
- the slc2a9l1 gene encoding solute carrier family 2 member 9, like 1, which translates to MDNLLKQLVQGKALLFIIVLGLGGNFQVGCHNTLISSPSPFIKRFINSSWSQRYGEAPGENTVTFIWSAVVSIFALGGLLGSISVRWFSNQLGRKKAMIWNNAINVVALGTMVASKSANSFEMILLSRFFFGFTSGLGGSLHILYLGESSPKKIRGMVTLTVATFKAVGKMTGQIAGLSEILGREDWWNILLGVPAFFSIIQMVTLPFFPEAPRYLLIEKGNTEQCKKALQCLWGPGDYKLEIEEMLVEQAAQKGERSKTLLELLRDQSVRWQLLTMFVLNAAIQFGGVPAISVFSFSIFEEAGISIDKIRYVTLGLGVSEILTNFTCGMLIDRVGRRVLLWGGFGSMSIIMALITLTLELKDYSFWVPYSTVGLIFLFVICFGGGPAGVIPSLSHEVFIQSYRSAAFVFIGILMWAGFFLLGFIFPFLLATMKSFSFALFSCVCFSASLYIYFILPETKGKTPLEISEDFRNIRLCSSSADNKCLETRL; encoded by the exons ATGGACAACTTGCTAAAGCAACTG GTCCAGGGGAAGGCTCTGCTCTTCATCATAGTTCTGGGGCTGGGGGGAAACTTCCAAGTAGGATGCCACAACACGCTGATCAGCTCGCCCTCTCCG TTCATAAAGCGTTTTATAAACAGCAGTTGGAGTCAGCGCTATGGAGAAGCTCCAGGAGAGAACACAGTCACGTTCATCTGGTCCGCTGTTGTGTCAATCTTTGCTCTCGGTGGTCTTCTGGGGTCTATCAGTGTCCGATGGTTCTCTAACCAACTTGGAAG AAAGAAGGCTATGATCTGGAACAATGCCATCAATGTCGTAGCTTTGGGCACCATGGTTGCTTCTAAATCTGCAAACTCTTTCGAGATGATCCTGCTCTCTCGCTTCTTTTTTGGCTTCACTTCAG GGCTGGGTGGAAGTCTCCACATCCTCTATCTTGGAGAGAGTTCACCCAAGAAAATAAGAGGGATGGTTACGCTTACAGTCGCAACTTTTAAAGCTGTTGGAAAAATGACAGGGCAGATCGCAGGTCTAAG TGAGATTCTGGGCCGGGAGGACTGGTGGAATATCCTGCTGGGTGTTCCAGCGTTTTTCTCCATAATCCAGATGGTAACTCTGCCTTTCTTCCCTGAGGCACCGAGATACTTACTGATAGAGAAGGGCAACACTGAACAGTGCAAAAAag CTCTGCAGTGTCTGTGGGGTCCGGGTGATTATAAACTGGAGATTGAGGAGATGCTGGTGGAGCAGGCGGCTCAGAAAGGAGAGCGCAGTAAGACTCTGCTGGAGCTGCTGAGAGATCAGAGCGTACGCTGGCAGCTTCTCACCATGTTCGTCCTCAATGCAGCTATCCAGTTCGGCGGTGTCCCAGCG ATAAGTGTCTTTTCTTTCAGCATCTTCGAGGAGGCAGGAATCTCAATTGATAAGATCCGTTATGTCACGCTGGGACTCGGGGTATCTGAAATCCTCACCAACTTCACATGT ggTATGCTGATTGACCGTGTGGGCAGGAGAGTTCTGCTTTGGGGAGGTTTTGGGTCCATGTCCATCATTATGGCATTGATCACCCTCACTCTGGAGCTAAAG GATTACTCCTTCTGGGTTCCGTACAGCACCGTGGGCCTCATATTCCTGTTTGTCATCTGTTTTGGTGGAGGACCAG CTGGGGTGATACCATCTCTCAGCCACGAGGTATTTATCCAGTCGTATCGATCTGCTGCGTTTGTGTTCATCGGGATTCTGATGTGGGCCGGCTTCTTTCTGCTGGGATTCATTTTCCCTTTTCTTCTA GCCACTATGAAGTCCTTCAGCTTCGCACTCTTctcctgtgtgtgtttcagtgcatCTCTTTACATTTATTTCATCCTACCAGAGACGAAGGGTAAAACTCCACTGGAAATCTCTGAAGATTTCAGGAACATCAGACTCTGTAGCTCATCCGCTGATAACAAATGCTTGGAGACCAGActgtag
- the psmd6 gene encoding 26S proteasome non-ATPase regulatory subunit 6, whose translation MPLENLEEEGLPKNPDLRIAQLKFLLTLDGHRQDAALRTELMEAIRANNMAPYYEALCKELKWPVDSDLLGKMKKANEDELKRLDDVLEDAEKSLGESEIRDAMMAKAEYLIRIGDKEGALTAFRKTYDKTVALGHRLDIVFYLLRIGLFYMDNDLITRNTEKAKSLIEEGGDWDRRNRLKVYQGLYCVAIRDFKQAAELFLDTVSTFTSYELMDYKTFVTYTVYVCMIALKRPDLREKVIKGAEILEVLHSLPDVRQYLFSLYECRYSIFFQSLARVEQDMKRDWLFAPHYRYYVREMRILAYSQLLESYRSLTLGYMAEAFGVSTEFIDQELSRFIAAGRLHCKIDKVNEIVETNRPDSKNWQYQETIKKGDLLLNRVQKLSRVINM comes from the exons ATGCCTCTGGAGAACCTGGAAGAGGAGGGTCTGCCCAAGAACCCGGACCTGCGGATCGCGCAGCTCAAGTTCCTGCTGACTCTGGACGGACACCGGCAGGACGCCGCGCTGCGGACCGAGCTAATGGAGGCGATCCGGGCCAACA ATATGGCACCGTACTACGAGGCCTTGTGCAAGGAGCTGAAGTGGCCAGTGGACTCAGACCTTCTGGGTAAGATGAAGAAGGCCAACGAGGACGAGCTGAAGCGTCTGGATGATGTCTTGGAGGATGCAGAGAAGAGCCTTGGAGAGAGCGAGATCCGGGATGCCATGATGGCCAAAGCTGAATATCTGATTAGAATCGGGGACAAG GAAGGAGCTTTGACTGCTTTCAGAAAAACTTACGACAAAACCGTGGCTCTGGGCCATCGCTTAGACATTGTGTTCTATCTGCTGAGGATTGGTCTGTTTTACATGGATAACGACCTCATCACCCGAAACACTGAGAAAGCCAAGAG TCTGATTGAGGAGGGTGGAGACTGGGACCGGAGGAATCGTCTGAAGGTGTATCAGGGTCTCTACTGCGTGGCCATCAGGGACTTTAAACAGGCGGCCGAACTGTTCCTGGACACCGTGTCCACCTTCACCTCTTACGAACTCATGGACTACAAAACCTTCGTCACGTATACGGTTTATGTGTGTATGATCGCTCTGAAGAGGCCTGACCTCAGAGAAAAG GTAATAAAAGGTGCAGAAATTCTGGAGGTGTTGCACAGTCTGCCTGATGTGCGTCAgtacctgttttctctctacgAGTGCCGTTACTCTATCTTCTTCCAGTCTTTAG CTCGTGTGGAGCAGGACATGAAGCGGGACTGGCTGTTCGCTCCACACTACCGTTACTATGTGCGCGAGATGCGGATTCTAGCCTACAGTCAGCTGCTGGAGTCCTATCGCTCTCTTACACTGGGCTACATGGCGGAGGCCTTTGGAGTCAGCACAGAATTCATTGACCA GGAGCTCTCACGATTCATAGCGGCGGGTCGTTTGCACTGCAAGATTGACAAAGTGAACGAAATCGTCGAAACCAACAG ACCCGACAGTAAGAACTGGCAGTATCAGGAAACCATAAAGAAGGGTGATCTCCTGCTGAACAGAGTGCAGAAGCTCTCCAGGGTCATAAACATGTAA
- the LOC103029679 gene encoding solute carrier family 2, facilitated glucose transporter member 9-like produces MESLLRQLVRGKALLLIIVLGLGGSFPMGCNITLISSPAPYIQRFINSSWTHRYGEAPVENTVTFIWSAVTSVFALGALFGSISVRSVTNKLGRKRAMICNNAINVVALCIMIASKPANSFEMILLARFLFGLTSGLGFSIHVLYLGDCSPKKIRGTVTLSTAIFLSSGKLTGQVMGISEILGREDWWNILLSVPAFFSIIQMVTLPFFPEAPRYLLIEKGNTEECKKALQCLWGPGDYKLEIEEMLVEKDAMKGERSKTLLELLRDQHVRWQLLTVFFINVAIQFCGISAFSVFAFSIFEEAGIPVDKIRYVTMGIGTCEVLTNITCGMLIDRVGRKVLIWGGFGCMAIFLALITLTLEIKDYAVWIPYSTIALIFLFTIFYGGGPAGVVSSIYHEIFIQSYRSAAFIFIGILMWGGFAVLGFMFPFLLAALKSFSFLFFSSVCVAISLYIYFILPETKGKTPLEISEDFRNIRLCGSSADNKCLETRL; encoded by the exons ATGGAGAGCTTGTTGAGGCAACTG GTTCGGGGGAAGGCTCTGCTTCTCATAATAGTTCTTGGACTGGGAGGATCTTTTCCAATGGGATGCAACATCACGCTGATTAGCTCACCAGCTCCA TACATTCAGCGTTTTATAAACAGCAGCTGGACTCACCGGTATGGAGAAGCTCCAGTAGAGAATACTGTCACGTTTATCTGGTCGGCTGTGACGTCCGTCTTTGCTTTGGGTGCACTGTTTGGGTCCATAAGTGTCCGGAGCGTCACCAACAAACTGGGCAG AAAGAGAGCCATGATCTGCAACAACGCTATCAATGTCGTAGCTTTATGCATCATGATCGCCTCTAAACCTGCAAACTCGTTTGAGATGATCCTGCTCGCTCGCTTCTTGTTTGGACTCACCTCAG GGTTAGGTTTCAGCATCCATGTCCTGTATCTGGGAGACTGCTCACCCAAGAAAATCAGAGGGACGGTCACTCTTTCTACGGCTATTTTCTTATCTAGTGGAAAGCTGACGGGGCAAGTCATGGGGATAAG TGAGATCCTGGGCCGGGAGGACTGGTGGAATATCCTTCTTAGTGTTCCAGCGTTTTTCTCCATAATCCAGATGGTAACTCTGCCTTTCTTCCCTGAGGCACCGAGATACTTACTGATAGAGAAGGGCAACACTGAAGAGTGTAAAAAAG cCCTGCAGTGTCTGTGGGGTCCGGGTGATTATAAGCTGGAGATTGAGGAGATGCTGGTGGAGAAGGACGCGATGAAGGGGGAGCGCAGTAAGACTCTGTTGGAGCTACTGAGGGATCAGCATGTTCGCTGGCAACTTCTCACTGTGTTCTTTATCAACGTAGCCATCCAGTTCTGCGGCATCTCCGCT TTCAGCGTCTTTGCGTTCAGCATCTTCGAGGAGGCGGGGATTCCTGTGGATAAGATCCGTTATGTCACGATGGGGATTGGGACATGTGAGGTTCTCACCAACATCACATGC GGTATGCTGATTGACCGTGTGGGCAGGAAAGTGCTGATCTGGGGAGGTTTTGGGTGTATGGCCATCTTTTTGGCACTGATCACCCTCACTCTGGAGATAAAG GACTACGCTGTCTGGATTCCGTACAGCACTATCGCACTCATATTCCTCTTTACGATATTTTATGGAGGAGGCCCAG CTGGAGTGGTGTCATCCATCTACCACGAGATATTTATCCAGTCATATCGATCTGCTGCGTTTATCTTCATCGGTATTCTGATGTGGGGGGGCTTCGCTGTGCTGGGATTCATGTTCCCTTTCCTTCTA GCTGCTCTAAAGTCCTTCAGCTTCCTGTTCttctcttctgtgtgtgtggccATATCTCTCTACATTTACTTCATCCTACCGGAGACGAAGGGCAAAACTCCACTGGAAATCTCTGAAGATTTCAGGAACATCAGACTCTGTGGATCTTCAGCTGATAACAAATGCTTGGAGACCAGActatga